A single region of the Marinobacter nanhaiticus D15-8W genome encodes:
- a CDS encoding phosphoglycolate phosphatase — MRQLFDGQWPGTVLFDLDGTLVDSAPDLAAAIDAMLETIGQQPAGIDRVREWVGNGAQVLVKRALAGGFDYEAGEPFSESDFKHALDLFFDTYGDLNGRLATVYDGVEPFLRALAAENVRLGVVTNKPTAFTGPLLEKMGLAHWFRISVCGDTLPVKKPDPEQLYYAVEELGGDMARTLMVGDSVNDIQAAQRAGVPVVAVRYGYNYGGNIDEAGADIVVDSLVELL, encoded by the coding sequence ATGAGGCAGCTATTCGACGGCCAGTGGCCTGGCACCGTACTCTTCGACCTGGACGGCACGTTGGTAGACAGCGCGCCGGACCTGGCGGCTGCCATCGACGCCATGCTTGAGACCATCGGCCAACAGCCCGCCGGCATCGATCGTGTGCGGGAATGGGTCGGCAACGGCGCCCAGGTCCTGGTGAAACGTGCCCTCGCGGGTGGATTCGATTACGAAGCCGGGGAGCCGTTTAGCGAGAGCGACTTCAAGCACGCCCTGGACCTGTTCTTCGACACCTACGGCGATCTCAATGGTCGACTCGCCACCGTTTATGACGGCGTGGAACCTTTCCTGCGCGCACTAGCCGCAGAAAACGTGCGGCTCGGCGTGGTGACCAACAAACCCACGGCCTTTACCGGCCCGCTGCTGGAAAAAATGGGACTCGCGCACTGGTTCAGGATTTCCGTCTGTGGCGATACCCTGCCCGTCAAAAAACCCGACCCCGAACAGCTCTATTACGCCGTCGAAGAATTGGGCGGAGACATGGCCCGCACGCTAATGGTGGGCGACTCGGTCAACGACATCCAGGCCGCCCAACGCGCAGGTGTACCTGTGGTTGCCGTACGCTATGGCTACAACTACGGCGGCAACATCGATGAAGCCGGGGCCGATATTGTGGTTGATTCGCTCGTGGAGCTTTTGTAA
- the trpE gene encoding anthranilate synthase component I, giving the protein MTPEQFAELTDAGYNRIPVQREVLADLDTPLSTYLKLANGPYTYLFESVTGGEKWGRYSIIGLPCREILRVQGDQITLTRDGDVIETHTSSDPLDFVEEYQARFKSPDLPDLPLFNGGLVGYFGYDTVRFIEKRLANTCPPDKLGTPDILLMVSDEVVVFDNLRGKLHLIVHVNPADDNALADAESRLDALEDRLHRQTADAPVTPEGLRGTQVDETDFVSGFTEDKFKEAVDTIKNYVLDGDVMQTVISQRMSIPFAAPPLNLYRSLRVLNPSPYMYFLDLEDFHIVGSSPEILARVEDEQVTVRPIAGTRKRGATEAEDRALEAELVADPKEIAEHLMLIDLGRNDAGRVSETGTIRLTEKMAVERYSHVMHIVSNVTGRLKPGTSCIDVLRATLPAGTLSGAPKIRAMEIIDELEPVKRGVYGGAVGYLSWNGNMDTAIAIRTAVIKDDTLHIQAGAGIVADSVPRLEWKETMNKGRAIFRAVAMALNAFDR; this is encoded by the coding sequence ATGACTCCCGAACAGTTCGCCGAGCTGACTGACGCCGGCTATAACCGCATTCCTGTCCAACGTGAAGTACTGGCCGACCTGGACACGCCGCTGAGCACCTACCTCAAGCTGGCGAATGGCCCCTACACCTACCTGTTTGAATCCGTCACCGGCGGCGAGAAGTGGGGCCGCTACTCGATCATCGGCCTACCCTGCCGCGAAATCCTGCGCGTCCAGGGCGACCAGATTACCCTTACCCGCGACGGCGACGTCATCGAAACCCACACCAGTAGTGATCCGCTGGACTTCGTCGAGGAATACCAGGCGCGCTTCAAGTCACCGGATCTACCGGACCTGCCGCTGTTCAACGGCGGTCTGGTGGGCTATTTCGGCTATGACACCGTGCGCTTTATCGAAAAGCGCCTGGCCAACACCTGCCCGCCGGACAAGCTGGGCACGCCGGATATCCTGTTGATGGTGTCCGATGAGGTGGTGGTGTTCGACAACCTGCGCGGCAAGCTACACCTGATCGTGCACGTCAATCCTGCGGATGATAACGCCCTGGCCGATGCCGAAAGCCGCCTCGATGCGTTGGAAGATCGGCTCCACCGCCAGACCGCCGATGCCCCGGTCACGCCGGAAGGCCTGCGCGGCACCCAGGTGGACGAGACCGATTTCGTCTCCGGCTTTACCGAAGACAAGTTCAAAGAGGCCGTCGATACCATCAAGAACTACGTGCTCGACGGCGACGTCATGCAGACGGTGATTTCACAGCGCATGTCGATTCCATTCGCCGCGCCGCCGCTGAACCTGTACCGCTCGCTGCGGGTGCTGAATCCGTCGCCGTACATGTATTTCCTCGATCTCGAGGATTTCCATATTGTCGGCTCGTCGCCGGAAATCCTCGCGCGCGTAGAAGACGAACAGGTCACGGTTCGCCCCATCGCCGGAACCCGCAAACGCGGCGCCACCGAAGCCGAGGACCGGGCGTTGGAGGCGGAACTGGTCGCAGACCCGAAGGAAATCGCCGAACACCTGATGCTGATCGACCTGGGCCGCAACGACGCTGGCCGAGTCTCCGAGACTGGCACTATAAGGTTGACTGAGAAGATGGCGGTGGAGCGCTACTCCCACGTCATGCACATCGTCTCCAACGTCACCGGCCGCCTGAAGCCTGGCACCTCCTGTATCGATGTCCTACGCGCCACCTTACCCGCCGGCACCTTGAGTGGCGCGCCCAAAATCCGCGCCATGGAGATCATCGACGAGCTCGAACCGGTCAAACGCGGCGTCTACGGCGGTGCTGTCGGCTACCTGTCGTGGAACGGTAATATGGATACGGCGATCGCCATCCGTACGGCCGTCATCAAGGACGACACCCTGCACATCCAGGCCGGCGCTGGCATCGTCGCCGACTCGGTGCCCCGTCTCGAGTGGAAGGAGACGATGAACAAGGGCCGAGCGATTTTCCGCGCGGTGGCCATGGCACTGAACGCGTTTGATCGATAG
- a CDS encoding aminodeoxychorismate/anthranilate synthase component II encodes MLLMIDNYDSFTYNVVQYLAELGADVQVNRNDEITVEQIEALNPERLVISPGPCTPNEAGISMEAIRHFAGRLPILGVCLGHQAIGQVYGGKVIRAGQVMHGKTSPVFHADKGVFRGLNNPLEATRYHSLVIDKDHLPDCLEVTAWTRNSDGSVEEIMGVRHKTLPIEGVQFHPESIMTEQGHELLRNFLRMPSSAPDQAA; translated from the coding sequence ATGTTACTGATGATCGACAACTACGATTCGTTTACCTACAACGTGGTCCAGTACCTTGCCGAACTGGGCGCCGATGTTCAGGTTAATCGCAACGACGAGATCACCGTCGAGCAGATCGAGGCGCTCAACCCCGAACGCCTGGTCATCTCTCCCGGCCCGTGCACGCCTAACGAAGCTGGCATTTCGATGGAAGCCATCCGCCATTTCGCCGGCCGCCTGCCCATTCTCGGCGTCTGCCTGGGCCACCAGGCCATTGGTCAGGTCTACGGCGGCAAGGTCATTCGCGCCGGCCAGGTAATGCACGGCAAGACATCTCCGGTGTTCCACGCCGATAAAGGCGTGTTCCGCGGACTGAACAATCCGCTGGAAGCCACCCGTTACCATAGCCTGGTGATCGACAAGGACCACTTGCCGGACTGCCTGGAAGTCACCGCCTGGACCCGCAACAGCGACGGCTCTGTCGAGGAAATCATGGGGGTTCGTCACAAGACGTTGCCGATCGAAGGCGTCCAGTTCCACCCGGAATCCATCATGACCGAACAGGGCCACGAGCTGCTGCGCAACTTCCTGCGCATGCCGTCCTCCGCCCCGGATCAGGCTGCCTAA
- the trpD gene encoding anthranilate phosphoribosyltransferase has protein sequence MDIKAALNRIVENLDLSTEEMKAVMRLVMNGEATDAQIGALLMGLRMKSETIDEITGATEVMRELVTGVTVKADNLVDIVGTGGDGANLFNVSSAASFVVAAAGGAVAKHGNRSVSSKSGSADLLEQAGINLNMTPEQVARCIEEIGVGFMFAPSHHGAMKYAIGPRKELGMRTLFNILGPMTNPADVKRQLIGVFTERLCRPMAEVLQRLGSEHIMVVHSKDGLDEISLANKTHVAELKDGQITEYDIAPEDFGIKSQSLVGLTVDSSEESLELIKAALGRGHTENVDKARDLIALNAGAAIYVAGLANSIGEGVERAHDAIGSGLAMGKMTELADFSHCF, from the coding sequence ATGGATATCAAAGCTGCACTGAACCGTATCGTCGAAAACCTGGACCTATCGACGGAAGAGATGAAGGCGGTCATGCGCCTGGTGATGAACGGCGAGGCCACCGATGCCCAGATCGGCGCCCTGCTGATGGGCCTGCGCATGAAGAGCGAGACCATCGACGAGATCACCGGCGCCACGGAAGTCATGCGCGAGCTGGTCACAGGCGTGACCGTCAAGGCCGACAACCTGGTGGATATCGTAGGCACTGGGGGTGATGGCGCTAACCTGTTCAACGTCTCCTCCGCAGCCTCCTTCGTCGTGGCCGCCGCAGGCGGCGCGGTCGCCAAGCACGGCAATCGCTCTGTCTCATCAAAGAGCGGTAGCGCTGACCTGCTCGAACAAGCAGGTATCAACCTCAACATGACGCCGGAACAGGTTGCCCGCTGCATCGAGGAAATCGGCGTCGGCTTCATGTTCGCCCCGTCCCATCACGGTGCCATGAAGTACGCCATCGGCCCACGCAAGGAACTGGGCATGCGCACCCTCTTCAATATCCTTGGCCCGATGACCAATCCGGCAGACGTTAAGCGCCAGCTGATCGGTGTGTTCACGGAGCGGCTGTGTCGCCCCATGGCGGAAGTACTACAACGTCTGGGCAGCGAGCACATCATGGTGGTGCATTCCAAGGACGGGCTGGATGAAATCAGTCTGGCCAACAAGACGCACGTGGCCGAACTGAAAGACGGGCAGATCACCGAGTACGATATCGCACCGGAAGATTTCGGCATCAAGAGCCAAAGCCTGGTGGGCTTGACCGTCGACAGCTCCGAGGAATCCCTGGAACTGATCAAGGCCGCCCTGGGTCGCGGGCATACCGAGAACGTCGATAAGGCGCGGGACCTGATTGCCCTGAATGCGGGTGCAGCTATCTATGTTGCGGGCCTCGCCAACTCCATTGGCGAAGGCGTTGAACGGGCACATGATGCCATCGGCAGCGGTTTGGCCATGGGCAAGATGACCGAGCTGGCCGACTTCTCCCACTGTTTCTGA
- the trpC gene encoding indole-3-glycerol phosphate synthase TrpC: protein MTRSGPDRTPTILRRIVERKWEEIDYRQRRQPLADVRARATDTLAARGFANALRTRIEKQSPAVIAEVKKASPSKGVLRDPFEPAEIAESYEAGGAACLSVLTDKDFFQGHEDYLAAARKACGLPVIRKDFMVAPYQIYESKMIEADCILLIAACLTRDQMQELAGIAGEIGLDVLVEVHNGEEMDDALTLETPLVGINNRDLHTFEVSLDTTFELHRRIPEDRLTITESGILTRDDVTAMTEQGIYGFLVGESFMRAPDPGEKLQELFF from the coding sequence ATGACCCGCTCCGGCCCCGACCGTACCCCGACCATCCTGCGCCGCATCGTCGAACGCAAGTGGGAGGAAATCGACTATCGCCAGCGTCGCCAGCCATTGGCCGATGTCCGCGCCCGGGCAACGGATACGCTGGCGGCACGGGGCTTTGCCAATGCGCTGCGGACGCGCATCGAGAAACAGTCCCCGGCGGTGATCGCGGAAGTGAAGAAAGCGTCGCCCAGCAAGGGCGTTCTGCGCGATCCGTTCGAACCGGCCGAGATCGCCGAAAGTTACGAGGCCGGTGGCGCAGCTTGTCTGTCCGTACTCACCGACAAGGATTTCTTCCAGGGACACGAAGACTACCTTGCCGCAGCGCGCAAAGCCTGCGGTCTGCCGGTGATCCGGAAGGACTTCATGGTCGCGCCTTACCAGATCTACGAAAGCAAGATGATTGAGGCGGACTGCATTCTGCTGATCGCCGCCTGCCTGACCCGCGACCAGATGCAGGAACTGGCCGGCATCGCCGGAGAAATCGGACTGGATGTCTTGGTGGAGGTCCACAACGGCGAAGAGATGGACGATGCCCTGACCCTCGAAACACCGCTGGTAGGCATCAACAACCGCGACCTGCATACCTTCGAGGTGTCCCTGGATACCACCTTCGAACTCCATCGCCGTATTCCCGAGGATCGCCTGACCATCACCGAAAGCGGCATCCTCACCCGCGACGACGTAACGGCCATGACCGAGCAGGGTATCTACGGCTTCCTGGTAGGCGAATCGTTCATGCGCGCACCAGATCCGGGAGAAAAGCTGCAAGAGCTTTTCTTTTAA
- a CDS encoding Hcp family type VI secretion system effector gives MPTPCYISIEGKTQGNITAGAFTADSVGNIYVEGHEDEMLVQEFSHIVTVPTDPQSGQPSGQRVHKPFKFTAALNKSTPLMYNALASGEMLPKVELKWYRTSVEGKQEHFFSTILEDATIINIDCKMPHCQDPAKAEFTQLVEVSVAYRKVTWEHGVAGTSGSDDWRSPVEA, from the coding sequence ATGCCAACGCCGTGTTATATCAGTATCGAAGGCAAGACCCAGGGCAACATCACCGCCGGCGCCTTCACCGCCGACTCCGTCGGTAACATCTACGTCGAAGGTCACGAAGACGAGATGCTGGTGCAGGAATTCAGCCACATCGTTACCGTACCGACCGACCCCCAATCCGGTCAGCCGTCCGGCCAGCGCGTTCACAAGCCGTTCAAGTTCACCGCGGCCCTGAACAAGTCCACCCCGCTGATGTACAACGCCCTGGCCTCCGGCGAGATGCTGCCCAAGGTCGAGCTGAAGTGGTACCGCACCTCCGTTGAAGGCAAGCAGGAGCACTTCTTCTCCACCATCCTGGAAGACGCCACCATCATCAACATCGACTGCAAGATGCCCCACTGCCAGGACCCGGCCAAGGCCGAGTTCACCCAGCTGGTGGAAGTGTCTGTGGCGTACCGCAAGGTCACCTGGGAGCACGGCGTCGCCGGTACCTCCGGCTCTGACGACTGGCGTTCGCCGGTCGAAGCCTAA
- a CDS encoding type VI secretion system Vgr family protein: MSQPTGLQFTARLGSLPDDTFAVVDFELTEGLSRPFDLKLNLASTFADLAVADVLDQGAELVIWQDGQAIRTVQGVVSAFSRGDTGHRRTRYWVQVQPALWRLGLMHNSRIFQQQTPETILGTLLDERGLVDKTFDLKRTPAEREYCVQHRETDLAFLQRLAAEEGWHYRFDTATAGQPIVIADHHRDAPELPQASYNATAGGSHKSPCVFKLQYTETVSVAGVALKDYTFRNPAYALMHQAQAAGIEENQRTDYEHYDYPGRFKADAAGQPYTEARLDSLRRDASVGHGASNRADFTAGARFILEGHTSDSLNRDWLLTELTHTGKQPQALEEEGGSGATTYSNTFQAIPGDKTWRPKPPKRLTMDGPQMAIVTGPEGEEIHCDAHGRVKVRFPWDRYSENNEHSSAWLRVSQGWAGGSYGFMAIPRIGHEVIVSFLDGDPDQPIITGQTYHATNTPPYALPEHKTRTTLKTQTHKGEGSNELRFEDEANQEQIYVHAQKDLDLLTENDRTEVIRNNSHLTVDNDRYSHIKANDHSTVDGEKREKVGKDMSLSVGGTLHQKSATSTLTEAGSEAHYKAGAKVVLDAGAELTIAAGGSFLKLDASGVTLSGPTLKINSGGAPGSGSGQGALGPALPQDMEKNLHQAIEPAQLAEVPLTRPQANNLKSAAPFCEECVKCREGVCDV; encoded by the coding sequence ATGTCCCAGCCCACCGGCCTGCAGTTCACGGCCCGCCTTGGCAGTTTGCCCGACGACACCTTCGCGGTGGTGGATTTCGAGCTGACCGAAGGCCTGTCCCGGCCCTTTGATTTGAAGTTGAACCTCGCCAGCACCTTTGCCGACCTGGCGGTGGCCGATGTGCTGGACCAGGGGGCGGAACTGGTGATCTGGCAGGACGGCCAGGCGATCCGTACCGTGCAGGGGGTGGTCAGCGCCTTCAGCCGGGGCGATACCGGCCACCGGCGCACCCGCTACTGGGTGCAGGTCCAACCGGCCCTGTGGCGGTTGGGCCTGATGCACAACAGCCGCATCTTCCAGCAGCAGACCCCGGAGACCATCCTCGGCACCCTGCTGGACGAGCGGGGCCTGGTGGACAAGACTTTCGACCTCAAGCGCACACCGGCCGAACGGGAATACTGTGTCCAGCACCGGGAGACGGACCTGGCCTTCCTCCAGCGCCTGGCCGCCGAAGAGGGCTGGCACTACCGCTTTGATACCGCCACCGCCGGTCAGCCCATCGTGATCGCCGATCACCACCGGGATGCCCCGGAACTGCCGCAGGCGAGCTACAACGCCACCGCCGGGGGCAGCCATAAGAGCCCCTGCGTGTTCAAGCTCCAGTACACCGAGACCGTCTCGGTGGCCGGGGTGGCGCTGAAGGACTACACCTTCAGGAACCCCGCCTATGCGTTGATGCACCAGGCCCAGGCCGCCGGTATTGAAGAAAACCAACGCACCGACTACGAACACTACGACTACCCCGGCCGGTTCAAGGCCGATGCCGCCGGTCAGCCGTATACCGAGGCACGGCTGGACAGCCTCAGACGGGACGCCAGTGTCGGCCACGGGGCAAGCAACCGGGCGGACTTCACCGCCGGGGCCCGGTTCATCCTTGAAGGCCACACCAGCGACAGCCTCAACCGCGACTGGCTGCTGACCGAACTGACCCACACCGGCAAACAGCCCCAGGCGTTGGAAGAGGAAGGGGGCAGTGGCGCCACCACCTACAGCAACACCTTCCAGGCCATTCCCGGGGACAAGACCTGGCGCCCGAAACCGCCCAAGCGCCTGACCATGGACGGCCCGCAGATGGCGATCGTCACTGGGCCGGAGGGTGAAGAGATCCACTGCGATGCCCATGGACGCGTCAAAGTAAGATTTCCCTGGGATCGTTACTCGGAAAATAACGAACACAGCAGTGCCTGGCTAAGGGTCTCCCAGGGCTGGGCCGGGGGCAGTTACGGGTTTATGGCCATCCCCAGAATCGGCCATGAAGTCATCGTCTCCTTCCTCGATGGCGACCCGGACCAGCCGATCATCACCGGGCAGACCTACCATGCCACCAACACGCCGCCCTATGCGCTGCCAGAGCACAAGACCCGGACCACCCTGAAGACCCAGACCCACAAGGGTGAAGGTTCCAACGAACTGCGCTTCGAGGACGAAGCCAACCAGGAACAGATCTACGTCCATGCCCAGAAGGACCTGGACCTGCTGACCGAGAACGACCGCACCGAGGTCATCCGCAACAACAGCCACCTGACCGTCGACAATGACCGCTACAGCCACATCAAGGCCAACGACCACAGCACCGTGGATGGGGAGAAGCGAGAGAAGGTGGGCAAGGACATGAGCCTGTCGGTCGGTGGCACGCTGCATCAGAAATCCGCCACCTCCACCCTCACCGAAGCGGGTAGCGAAGCCCATTACAAAGCCGGTGCCAAAGTGGTGCTGGACGCTGGTGCCGAGTTGACCATTGCCGCAGGCGGCAGCTTCCTGAAACTGGACGCCAGTGGCGTGACCCTTTCCGGCCCGACACTCAAGATCAATTCCGGCGGGGCGCCGGGCAGCGGTTCAGGACAAGGCGCCTTGGGGCCTGCCCTTCCACAAGATATGGAAAAGAACCTGCACCAGGCCATCGAGCCGGCACAGCTTGCGGAAGTCCCACTGACCCGCCCCCAGGCGAACAACCTCAAATCTGCCGCGCCTTTCTGCGAGGAGTGCGTGAAATGCCGTGAGGGCGTCTGCGATGTCTGA
- a CDS encoding DUF4123 domain-containing protein encodes MSDQTSFRQRLKQAADECPQTPNIYLVLSGTSDSQPVRHFFDRDGLSAQPLYMGTAYAGWQEVMPYLAAVSPESGFLDWIDETSAPDWGWAAVSSAPMDTVFAHLRSLTQITLSNGKTVFFRHWDARFLGVIHDSLDSDQQARLLGPIERWIAPDQSLRTNPRPAIDSEEKPFPWFSLPRSVEDALASVCWDQLVDNTLAALHQLEPSPIGFYPAPVARQKVQRHLRKLIGPTPVTELDATTFHALQYRLQQDAGRSI; translated from the coding sequence ATGTCTGACCAGACTTCATTTCGGCAACGCCTCAAGCAAGCTGCCGATGAGTGTCCACAAACACCAAACATCTACCTTGTGCTGAGCGGCACTAGCGACAGCCAACCCGTACGTCACTTCTTCGACCGAGATGGGCTGAGCGCGCAACCACTTTACATGGGTACAGCCTACGCCGGCTGGCAGGAGGTTATGCCCTACCTCGCCGCCGTATCACCTGAGAGCGGCTTTCTGGATTGGATTGACGAGACTTCTGCTCCAGACTGGGGCTGGGCGGCCGTTTCCAGCGCACCTATGGATACCGTGTTCGCACATTTGCGCAGCCTCACACAGATCACACTGAGCAACGGCAAAACCGTCTTCTTTCGTCATTGGGATGCCCGCTTTCTCGGCGTAATCCACGACTCGCTGGACTCAGACCAGCAAGCGCGACTGCTGGGCCCTATTGAACGTTGGATTGCTCCCGACCAAAGCTTGCGAACCAATCCCCGGCCAGCCATCGATAGCGAAGAGAAGCCTTTCCCGTGGTTCTCACTGCCACGTTCCGTTGAGGACGCGCTGGCATCGGTCTGCTGGGACCAACTGGTCGACAACACCCTAGCGGCCCTCCACCAACTGGAGCCTTCACCGATCGGCTTCTACCCGGCCCCGGTTGCACGGCAGAAAGTTCAGCGCCACCTGCGCAAACTGATCGGGCCAACACCCGTTACCGAGCTCGATGCCACCACATTCCACGCATTGCAGTATCGCCTCCAGCAGGACGCTGGGCGTTCAATTTGA